The DNA window GACCTCATCCATCACTACAATCCTGGTCAGTGCGATGGCTCTGCTACTGTTCAGGCTATATTAAGATAACTCACGTGGTCAAGtattaaacataaattcaGTAAAGTGACGTAAATCAAAATAAGAGATTGTGTGTTCATCATAGATCGAAAATAGAACTGATTATACTGGGAATTTTCGGGCTGAATGGAGTCCCCTGGTGGGAGAAGTTCAAAGTTCGGCGGTTGGGAAACTGAATTGATCGGTTTATGGCTTGGTTGACACACTTCGCATTGGTCAATCTAATCGCGATTCTGGGAATGGCATTGGCATCGATAAAGCACTGATAGTTGAGCTTAGTACGAAATTCGATTATCAAGTGGATATTTACAATGGCCTGAATGGTTTATGGAGATCACGTGCTCATATCACATTGTGATTGGCAACTTTCAAGAACAGTAAGCCATTTTGTGGTTTTCAATTTCTTAATCAATTTCAATGGTTTTACCATTTATTAGAAGATGTCTGCCTGTTGCATAGTATCGCACATATTGCTTAGTAATTCCCTTTGGATTAAAGGGCCTTTCCTTATCTCAAGAGCGAACTTGAACAGTCTATTATACCATAATACTTAACTAGGCGTGTATATTTCACTTTCATATCAGCACATATGACAAGTACACGAGAACTTCAGTTTCAATTATTATTGTTCGAGATCTTGTTTCGTATAGAAATGATTGCTGTTTTCATTATTAGATAATATGCTGCCATTCCTCtcattaatatatatataataataataatatatataataatatatattaatatatattaataataataataataatatagtaatagtgttaaataatttttagaaGTGAGAGAAAACATTCTTTTATAATCAGCTAACAATATCAGATCAAGGTCAGTGCACTTGAGACTTTTATCAGGGTGTCTATCTTGAAAAGCCCACACTTATTCGACATTATCTTAGACGTGATTGCTACTAACCCTGCAGAAAATACAAATTCATCAAAGGCTAGTACCATACTTGATTTACTACCCAATCTAGTTTATACCACAGTTCTTTACTGGTAACGGCCATTCTAGGTAACAAGATTGGGGTAATCTTTATGCCTGCTCCCACATAAGATGCACTGCCGGTTTTATCGAGAATTGCGCAACAATCTTTATGGCGATCGATGTTGAGGATTAGATATGACCAAGTTCCTAAAAAAGCCGTGGCCAAGCGGCGGCCGCTCAATAACAAAGTGTCTTTCACCGGGCAGCCAACATGGCACGGTGGCTGCTTAACTCGTTTTCGCTGATCCTGCTCCTAGCAGTGGGCAGCCTGCAGGCGCGCCTGATCCTTCCCTTATCCCCGGACGATGGACCAAGGGACCAAGGGACGATGGAGACCAAGGGAGCAGACCTCTTTGCCGCTCCCCGCGTGGATGATAATAGTGCCGGCAATTACCGACTGCCGAATACAACGGAACCGGAGTCCTACAATGTGGAACTTTGGACCAATGTCCATAATGGCGATACCCAATTCACTGGCACCGTCAATATCGATATCCGGGTGTTGAGCGAGACATCGAATATTACGCTTCACTACCGCCAGACGTCGAATTTTGAAGCCACAATTATCAGCCGGGAtggtgccacgcccactgcaaTTCCACTCACTGTTACCCCAGAGTTGCAGCGCGAATTCCTCGTCCTTACGCGGACCACCGCTGGTGAGGCATTTGGAGCCAACACCAACTGGACCATCACGATCAACTACACTGGCATCCACCGATCTGATATGGGCGGTTTCTACATCTCCAGCTATACAGACGATGATGGCAAGCAGCAGTAAGTGGAGCTTTtaagaaaattataattatttacaaGCAAAGCTTTATCCCAAATAGAATATTATATTTGGTTAGACTTTTAATGGATTAGGgaataaatttcaaaagtaCAAAATCTTATCGTGCTATTAATAACAAATGTACCTGATTGAGTACTTGCGGCTAGTTTCATTTCTTATCAAGGGACACAATTTAGCTTATCTTTATAATCTGTTATTAGTACGATAATACGCGCTTGTCAAATAAAGATTAATTATCGGTTTAACTGAGACGCAATGCATATTACAATTTCTTTCAGCTTCCTGGCCACCACGCAATTCGAGAGCACAAACGCCCGTCACGCGTTTCCCTGTTACGATGAGCCTGCCCGTAGAGCCAACTTTACGATTACCATCCACCATGATCCTTCCTACACTGCCATCAGCAATATGCCGGTAAACACCGCTGCCAGCAGGTATGATATATGAAAATATCTACAAGCATAGAGGAAACATTACTCATTCGCAGTGTTGACAATGCTAGATACATTTGCAATCGATACATTTCATATAAGTCGATACACATGTTAACTTACTCACGGTTTCGCCTTCCAGCTCGGGTGTCACTGCTTTCCAGACGACGCCTAAGATGTCCACCTACCTGGTGGCCTTCATCGTCTCCGATTTTGAGTCCACCACCGGGGAACTGAATGGCATCCGCCAGCGGGTTTTCTCGCGCAAGGGAAAGCAGGATCAGCAGGAATGGGCCCTTTGGTCCGGATTGGTTGTGGAGTCCAGTCTGGCTAGCTACTTTGGTGTTCCCTTCGCACTGCCCAAGCTGGATCAAGCTGGCATACCGGACTTCTCTGCCGGAGCCATGGAGAACTGGGGTCTGGCCACCTACCGTGAGCGGTACATGTGGTGGAACAAGCAGAACTCCACGATCAACCTGAAGACGAACATTGCCAATATCATTGGACACGAGTACGCGCACATGTGGTTCGGCGATCTGGTATCCGTCAAATGGTGGACCTATCTGTGGCTCAAGGAGGGCTTTGCTACCCTCTTCTCGTACGAATCGAACGATATCGCTTTCCCACTGTGGGACACCTATCAGATCTTCCACGTAAGCGACTACAACAGCGCTCTGATTAACGACGCCCTGGCCTCGGCCGTTCCCATGACGCACTACGTCCAGACCCCAACGGAGATCTCCAACCGATACAACACCTTCTCGTACGCCAAGCCCGCCAGTGTTCTGTACATGTTCAAGAACGCCTGGACGGACAAGGTATTCCGCACTGGATTGAACAAATACCTGACTAAGAAGTGAGTACCCAGCATTACTTAAATGACCTTTTGTATAAATGTATGAATATAGAATTTTGAGTAATCAAAAGTTCTGAAATATTTTAAGAATTATGATATACTCGTACATACTGGGCTTAGAAGCCCTCATTTTAATTTGAACACATTGTTATTATCTTTTTTCACTCAGCAAATATACTTCCTGCGACGAATGGGATCTATTTGCATCCTTCCAGGAGTCGGCCGACGAATTGGGCTTTAAGCTGCCCGCCAGTGTGGACGACATCTTCAGCAGCTGGTCCCACCAGGCTGGTTATCCCCTTCTCACAGTGACCCGTAATTACAATGCCGGCACTATAACGATCACCCAGAAGCGTTACGTGGCGAACAAAACTGATACAAATACCGCAACCTGGTATGTGCCACTGAACTTTGCCACTGCCAACAAGTACGATTACCGTGACACGAGTGCCACACATTACTTGCTTAATGTGACGGAGACCGTGATCTCGGATGTCGAGGCTTCCAGCGATGACTGGATACTTGTGAATATCCAGAATTCCGGCTACTATCGCACCCTGTACGATACGCAGAACTATGGTCTAATTACGGCAGCTCTGAAGTCCCAGCCCTGGAGGTTCCATCCTCGTAACAGGGCACAACTGCTGTACGATACGTACATTTTTGTCAGCACCGATCGCCTGAGCCACAGCAtcctgctggagctgctgggTTACCTGACGAATGAGCAGCAGTATGCTCCTTGGTCCACTGCCAACACTATTCTGACCGTCTACGATCGTTACTTGCGTGGCGATGATTTGTACTACCACTTCCAAAATTTCGTGAGGCTCCTGATCGATCCCATCTTCGAACAAATCGGTGTAAACGAGATTCCCGGCGAGCACTATCTGAACAACTATCTGCGCATCGTGCTGGTCAGCTTGGCCTGCCAGGTGGGATCCAACGATTGCTATAACCAGTCGGCCAAGAAATTATCCGAGTACCTATACAATGGCACTGCCATTGAGGCCACTCTAAAGACTCAAGCCTACTGTGCGGGTCTACGATCGACTACCAATGACATCTATAGCAGAGTGCAGTCAGATTTGCTTAGTTCCTCAGACTCCACAGATCGCAGCCTGTTCATCTCCTCGTTGGGCTGCTCTGGAAGTACGAGCCAGCTGCTAGATTTCTTGAGACTTTCCCTGGACACCGCCAATAGTTTGAGCTACTCGGAGCGCACTTCCCTGCTGAACTCGGCCTATTCCCGCAGTGAAATCGGTCTTACCGCTACCTTGGATTTCCTGGAGACCAACTGGGAGGCATATGCCAAGCTTTCGGACTCTGCAAAGCCCCTGGATGCTGCCCTGCGTGGCATTGCCACCTATGTGGTCAGTGAGAAGCAAAAGACGAGGgtatgtttttttaaatatataattcaaagcaaacttttaatttacaatttattaattatttgacaGCTTAACGCTTTGGTGGATGTTGTGAAGGCTGAAGGACCGAGTTATATCAATGATGATCTGAGCACCACCATTGACTCCAGAATCACATTCAACTTCGCTTGGTTGGAAGTTAATCGTGATCCAGTGCTCAACTGGATCGAGGATTCCTTTAGGGAGAACGGCAGTCCCTCTCTGACCTCATCCATCACTACAATCCTGGTCAGTGCGATGGCTCTGCTACTGTTCAGGCTATATTAAGATAACTCACGTGGTCAAGtattaaacataaattcaGTAAAGTGACGTAAATCAAAATAAGAGATTGTGTGTTCATCATAGATCGAAAATAGAACTGATTATACTGGGAATTTTCGGGCTGAATGGAGTCCCCTGGTGGGAGAAGTTCAAAGTTCGGCGGTTGGGAAACTGAATTGATCGGTTTATGGCTTGGTTGACACACTTCGCATTGGTCAATCTAATCGCGATTCTGGGAATGGCATTGGCATCGATAAAGCACTGATAGTTGAGCTTAGTACGAAATTCGATTATCAAGTGGATATTTACAATGGCCTGAATGGTTTATGGAGATCACGTGCTCATATCACATTGTGATTGGCAACTTTCAAGAACAGTAAGCCATTTTGTGGTTTTCAATTTCTTAATCAATTTCAATGGTTTTACCATTTATTAGAAGATGTCTGCCTGTTGCATAGTATCGCACATATTGCTTAGTAATTCCCTTTGGATTAAAGGGCCTTTCCTTATCTCAAGAGCGAACTTGAACAGTCTATTATACCATAATACTTAACTAGGCGTGTATATTTCACTTTCATATCAGCACATATGACAAGTACACGAGAACTTCAGTTTCAATTATTATTGTTCGAGATCTTGTTTCGTATAGAAATGATTGCTGTTTTCATTATTAGATAATATGCTGCCATTCCTCtcattaatatatatataataataataatataattataaaagaaTGTTTTCTCTCACttctaaaaattatttaacactattactatattattattattattattaatatatattaatatatattattatatagaaATGAGAGAAAACATTCTTTTATAATCAGCTAACAATATCAGATCAAGGTCAGTGCACTTGAGACTTTTTAGACTATCTTGAAAAGCCCACACTTATTCGACATTATCTTAGACGTGATTGCTACTAACCCTGCAGAAAATACAAATTCATCAAAGGCTAGTACCATACTTGATTTACTACCCAATGTAGTTTATACCACAGTTCTTTGCTGGTAACGACCATTCTAGGTAACAAGATTGGGGTAATCTTTATGCCTGCTCCCAGATAAGATGCACTGCCTCGCTTAAAAGTGGCTCCCCGGACTTTGGCAGTTTAGTCTTTCCGCGTTTTCGCCATGAGTCGCGTGCAGAACGGCGGCATGTCCGTATTCTTGGTCCTTTTGCTGGCCATTTCCGCCACCCAGGCGGCTGTGGTTCGCCAATATCCGATCCTTGATAGCCTGCAACATCTGGAGAACCCCATGCAGCGATCGGTGGTTCCCTTCGCCGGTGAGGATAACTACCGCCTGCCCAACGATACGATCCCGAGTCATTATGCCGTGTCCTTGAGCACAAATGTGCACACGGGAGACACCGTGTTCAATGGTACCGTGGCCATCACCTTAAGCGTTTTGAGCACCACCACAAAAATTGTGGTCCACGCCCGCCAGCTGGAGAACTTTACAGCCTCCATTATTCAGCAGGGAGTCACTGAAGCCGTGGCCCAGGAATTGACACACGAATATGAAGCAGAGCGCGAGTTTCTTACCTTCAGCAAGACGGGACTAACTTTCCCCGAAGACACCACATGGATTCTGACAATCAACTACCAGGGACATCTGCGAACAGACAACGGAGGATTCTACTTGTCCACATACACGGATGAGGAGGGCAACACCAAGTACCTGGCCACCACCCAGTTCGAGTCCACTGACGCACGGCACGCCTTCCCCTGCTACGATGAACCCTCGAAGAGGGCGGAGTTCACCATCACCATTAAGCACGATCCAAGCTACAATGCCATCAGCAACATGCCAGTGGATACGAGCAGGTTGGTGATTTCGTTACCATAACATAGTTCAATTCAAGtgcattatttttaattcattttggCTACTCAATTTGGTTAAATTTCATTGGGAAATATGACAGAGTTAAAAtctttataattataaaagtaTGCCACTGTGTCTTTGTCGTCATAATTGTATGACAAAGATACGGTGTTATCAGTGCTTTACAATCACAAGGTCTTTAGTGGATGCATAAAtgaattgttatttttcaTAGCACCTCTGGAGTCACCGTCTTCCAAAAGACTGTGAATATGCCATCCTACCTGGTGGCCTTTATTGTGTCCGAGTTTGTCTTCTCGGAGGGTGAGCTAAATGGCCTGCCACAGCGCGTCTTTTCCCGCAAGGGAACTGAGCATGAGCAGGAGTGGGCTCTGACCACCGGAATGCTGGTGGAGAAGCGTCTTTCCGGCTACTTTGATGTTCCCTTCGCCCTGCCCAAGCTAGATCAGGCTGGTATCCCGGACTTTGCCGCCGGTGCCATGGAGAACTGGGGTCTGGCCACGTACCGTGAGGAGTACTTGTTGTACAACACGGAAAACTCAACCACCAGCACGCAGACCAACATAGCTACCATTGAGGCGCACGAGGATGCCCACATGTGGTTTGGTGATCTGGTGGCCATCGAGTGGTGGAGCTTCCTTTGGCTAAAGGAAGGTTTCGCCACCCTTTTCGAGAACTTGGCTGTGGACTTGGTAggtttattttcaaaaaactGTCGGTTATTTATCTACTTTGTATTTTCGATTACAGGCCTATCCCGAGTGGGACATTTTCCAGACCTTCCACGCTGTATCGTACCAGAGCGCTCTGGTGAATGATGCCAGCGCCAATGCCCGTCCCATGAGCCACTTCGTCCAGAAGCCCTCGGAGATTGCCCTGCTCTACGATTCCGTTTCGTATGCTAAGGCCGGATCCGTTCTGGACATGTGGCGGCATGCCCTGACTAACACCGTTTTCCAGCGCGGCCTACACAACTATCTGGTCGACAAGTAGGTTTCAAGTTTTAGAGTCTACAACAATATCTAATATCTAATTCTTATTCTACGCAGTCAATTCACTGCTGCCAATCCCAGCAAGCTTTTCGAGGGCATTGCCAAAGCTGCCGTGGAGGAGAACTATGAAGTGAAAGCAACCGTGGCCGATATGATGGGTAGCTGGACAAACCAGGGAGGAGTTCCCTTACTGACCGTGACTCGTAACTACGAGAACGGAAGCTTCACAGTTAAGCAGTCGGTGTACACCAACGATAAGGATTATACGAATGACAAGTTGTGGTATGTGCCCATTAACTACGCCGAATCGCATAATCCCGACTTCCGCGACACCGAGGCTACTCACTATCTGCTGAACCAATCCGAGATTACCATCAATTCTGGTTTGGACCAGACCAGCTGGTTGATTCTGAACAAGAAATCCACTGGTTACTACCGCGTGCTCTATGATACCCAAAACTATCAACTGATCACCAGCGCATTGACCACCCGTCCCCACAAGATCGATCCCAGGAACCGAGCCCAGTTGATTAACGATTTGTACCGCTTTGCCACTAGTGGCCGTGTGCCCTATGCCACTTTGCTGGAGCTGTTGACCTACTTGCCCCAGGAGAATCAGTACTCTCCCTGGTCCGCTACCAACACAGTGATCACCCTGCTCAACCGCTACCTGAGCGGAGATGCGGATTATGACAACTTCCAGTTCTACGTCCGTGAACTGGTGAGCCTGCAGTTCGACAAGTTCGGAGTGAATGATAACAAAGGTGACCACCATTTGGTGCCATTTACCCGCAATGTGCTGATTAACCTCGCTTGTCTGGCGGGTCTGGAGAACTGTCTGACTGAGACCACGGCCAAGTTGACGGCTCTGGTGGAGAACGGAACTAAGATCGAGCCGAATCTGCAGTCGCAAGTGTACTGCAACGGCCTGAAGCAGGCCGATGACAAAACTTTTGACTTTGTGTTCAACAAGCTGCTGAACTCCACCGATCAGGCCGAGCGTCGTCTTCTGATCTCCGCCCTGGGCTGCTCCCAGAACACTGCCCAGCTGGAGAAGTTCGTGTCCAGCAGCATTGAGCCAGAGGGTTTGAGAGATCAGGAAAGGATCACGGTCCTGAGTCCGGTCTACTCCCGCGGCGAGGTGGGTCTGCTGGTCGCCATTGAGTTCCTGCAGAAGAACTGGGAGAAGTATGGTCAGCTGAATTCCGGCTTTGGTGGCGTTAACCCTCTGTACATCGACATTGTGGGTATTTCCGTCTATACGGTCAACGACAAGCAGAAGGAAGCCCTGCAAGAGTTGGTGGACACTGTCAAGAATTCAGAGTATGTGCCCAGCACCCTGCAGGCTAGCGTGGATAGCAACGTGAATGCAAACTACGCGTGGCTGGCTTCCAACAGGGATCCCCTGATGACCTGGGTCGCCGGATTCCGCAGCGGCAGCTCCGCCCTGAACGCCTCCATTTTGGCAATCCTTGCCTGCCTTCTGGCCGCCAAGCTGTTCTAAAACGTAGATCTTAAGTTAGTTATAGATTTACATCGTGCGCCCAATAAATtccattaattaattaatactattgtttgcttttgctggGAATTTACAATTCCCTTCATAGGTTTATGGTCGTGAATTGCCAGATCGAAATGGTCAGATAAGCGTGAGGCTCTCATATCATGGTAAATTTGCTCTTTTGAAACGTAAAAAAAACTCTGTTCTTACGATCACAATGGAGCCATAAATACATGCGTAATCAGCCTTGGCAACTAAATCTATAAGTGTGCACGAAATCTTAGACTTTAGTTTCACAAATGGtcgaatataatttattatttagctGAATGAAAAGATGGCGTTTTTAACTGCAGTTGCAAAGGATTTAAACAAAGACTGAAATTCCTTGAGGAGTTTTTATGACTTTAATAACTCGGTGGATACACTTTTATAATCGGCGGTATTTGCCAATTTAGCACGCTACTTGGGCCGGTGTGCagatatattttgttgtttatcATTCTTATGATTGACAAATGTGTTTTTTCAATAGCTTAATAGCCTTCGCTTTAATACTCTAGTATGCCGTCaatttttgatttcatttggACACTCATCAATCAATAATAATCATTAAATGCTTAATAGCAGGAAGAGGTTGCTAAAAGAGTACAATATACTTAACATAATGTGGTTCATATGTTGATAAGCCATTTTGCGATAGCGTTAGTTAATCCAGACAAATACAAGGTAAAATGTACGCACCGACAGTTCTTGAGGTGCTCATTAAAAAATTCAGACAAACCTATTCATTTTTGCTTCATTATTTATGAAGTATCTTGTATTCAACCCACATTAGCAACAACTTGGCAGTTAAAAGCTTTTCCCTTGAAAGACTGCAAATCACGCTCGATAAGATTGGGTGCAATGCACCATAAAGTATCAAAGAAGCAGTGCAACGGACAGCAAATGTTATGCCATCGCCTGGCAATCTTCAAAAAATAATGTCAGCTTGGATTGGTAGCCAATGGCGGAGTGTGTAAATCACCGCTACGACTGCTTATCGCTATCGCAGCTTAATCTATAGACTAGGCGAACTTTATCTGGGCCGAAATAAAACGTTAAAGTTTGCAGATAAGCCGCTGATAATGGCAAAGTCGGCAAATGCTTTACATTCACCATATATACCGGGCCCAAAGCCAAAAGTCACTTAGTTTTCGAATCGAATCGCTGGCCGAGTGGCGTGCGAAATACTAATTCTAGTCCAAGGTTCGCGATCGAACCCTTGAAAAGTGAGTTTAATAAGTGCTTATATAAGTGGGGATTGTTCTAGTAAAATAGGAACAATTCTTATAAATTACTGGACACGTACTAGGGATAAAACCTtactatatataaattttaagagatgcgattttaatttgaattcatTTTGATTAGTACGAAGAATGTTTGCCCCGCGAGTGGCTGTTCTCCTGCTGGCCTGTGTGTCCTTGGCCTCGGCAGGAACTCGGCAACTGTCTGTGGATGTCCAGCCGCCGGCGACGCTCGCCACCGAGCTACAGGAATACCGCCTGGCCGAGCACATCACACCGGTTAACTACAACATTACGCTGCGTCCCTATTTGCTGGAGACCGATCGAAACAAGAGGTTCACCTTCGATGGCGAGGTCTTTATCGAGGTGATTTCCAACCAGGCTACCAACGACATCTATCTGCACTCGAAAAACCTTACATATTCGGTCAGGGAGTACTGGCAAAAGCCAACCACCGGAGTGGCCAATCCTACGGCCATCCAATTTGGTGCCACCAATACAACGAACTATGATACGGATATTGTGAAGCTGACGGCGTCAACTGCTTTGACCGCTAATACGGCATATATTCTGCATTTCGTATACACCGGTCTGATGGAGGACGATATGCACGGTTTCTATCGCAGTTCCTATGTGGACGATAACAATGTTACCAAGTGGCTGGGATCCACCCAGTTCCAGACCCATCACGCTCGTCGCGCCTTCCCCAGCTTCGATGAGCCCCAGTTCAAGGCCACCTTCGATGTCACGCTGAAGCGACACAGGACCTTCAACTCGGCCAGTAACACACGTCTGATTTCATCGATTCCCAGCACTGAAGAGTAAGAACTTCCACCACATTACTGTTAATCTAAAAAGAAATCCGAAATTAATCTGGTAAAGAAATTCAACTATCTAGTGAGCAATTAATCGGTTAACGAGGAAGTAGTTTGTTATTCTTGATCTG is part of the Drosophila sechellia strain sech25 chromosome 3R, ASM438219v1, whole genome shotgun sequence genome and encodes:
- the LOC6607326 gene encoding aminopeptidase N produces the protein MARWLLNSFSLILLLAVGSLQARLILPLSPDDGPRDQGTMETKGADLFAAPRVDDNSAGNYRLPNTTEPESYNVELWTNVHNGDTQFTGTVNIDIRVLSETSNITLHYRQTSNFEATIISRDGATPTAIPLTVTPELQREFLVLTRTTAGEAFGANTNWTITINYTGIHRSDMGGFYISSYTDDDGKQHFLATTQFESTNARHAFPCYDEPARRANFTITIHHDPSYTAISNMPVNTAASSSGVTAFQTTPKMSTYLVAFIVSDFESTTGELNGIRQRVFSRKGKQDQQEWALWSGLVVESSLASYFGVPFALPKLDQAGIPDFSAGAMENWGLATYRERYMWWNKQNSTINLKTNIANIIGHEYAHMWFGDLVSVKWWTYLWLKEGFATLFSYESNDIAFPLWDTYQIFHVSDYNSALINDALASAVPMTHYVQTPTEISNRYNTFSYAKPASVLYMFKNAWTDKVFRTGLNKYLTKNKYTSCDEWDLFASFQESADELGFKLPASVDDIFSSWSHQAGYPLLTVTRNYNAGTITITQKRYVANKTDTNTATWYVPLNFATANKYDYRDTSATHYLLNVTETVISDVEASSDDWILVNIQNSGYYRTLYDTQNYGLITAALKSQPWRFHPRNRAQLLYDTYIFVSTDRLSHSILLELLGYLTNEQQYAPWSTANTILTVYDRYLRGDDLYYHFQNFVRLLIDPIFEQIGVNEIPGEHYLNNYLRIVLVSLACQVGSNDCYNQSAKKLSEYLYNGTAIEATLKTQAYCAGLRSTTNDIYSRVQSDLLSSSDSTDRSLFISSLGCSGSTSQLLDFLRLSLDTANSLSYSERTSLLNSAYSRSEIGLTATLDFLETNWEAYAKLSDSAKPLDAALRGIATYVVSEKQKTRLNALVDVVKAEGPSYINDDLSTTIDSRITFNFAWLEVNRDPVLNWIEDSFRENGSPSLTSSITTILVSAMALLLFRLY
- the LOC6607327 gene encoding aminopeptidase N, translated to MSRVQNGGMSVFLVLLLAISATQAAVVRQYPILDSLQHLENPMQRSVVPFAGEDNYRLPNDTIPSHYAVSLSTNVHTGDTVFNGTVAITLSVLSTTTKIVVHARQLENFTASIIQQGVTEAVAQELTHEYEAEREFLTFSKTGLTFPEDTTWILTINYQGHLRTDNGGFYLSTYTDEEGNTKYLATTQFESTDARHAFPCYDEPSKRAEFTITIKHDPSYNAISNMPVDTSSTSGVTVFQKTVNMPSYLVAFIVSEFVFSEGELNGLPQRVFSRKGTEHEQEWALTTGMLVEKRLSGYFDVPFALPKLDQAGIPDFAAGAMENWGLATYREEYLLYNTENSTTSTQTNIATIEAHEDAHMWFGDLVAIEWWSFLWLKEGFATLFENLAVDLAYPEWDIFQTFHAVSYQSALVNDASANARPMSHFVQKPSEIALLYDSVSYAKAGSVLDMWRHALTNTVFQRGLHNYLVDNQFTAANPSKLFEGIAKAAVEENYEVKATVADMMGSWTNQGGVPLLTVTRNYENGSFTVKQSVYTNDKDYTNDKLWYVPINYAESHNPDFRDTEATHYLLNQSEITINSGLDQTSWLILNKKSTGYYRVLYDTQNYQLITSALTTRPHKIDPRNRAQLINDLYRFATSGRVPYATLLELLTYLPQENQYSPWSATNTVITLLNRYLSGDADYDNFQFYVRELVSLQFDKFGVNDNKGDHHLVPFTRNVLINLACLAGLENCLTETTAKLTALVENGTKIEPNLQSQVYCNGLKQADDKTFDFVFNKLLNSTDQAERRLLISALGCSQNTAQLEKFVSSSIEPEGLRDQERITVLSPVYSRGEVGLLVAIEFLQKNWEKYGQLNSGFGGVNPLYIDIVGISVYTVNDKQKEALQELVDTVKNSEYVPSTLQASVDSNVNANYAWLASNRDPLMTWVAGFRSGSSALNASILAILACLLAAKLF